The Ascaphus truei isolate aAscTru1 chromosome 3, aAscTru1.hap1, whole genome shotgun sequence genome includes a region encoding these proteins:
- the LOC142490680 gene encoding uncharacterized protein LOC142490680, whose protein sequence is MEEPDVHNEGNIQLSQHEHVSTRPVTQHSTVPARDTYSAIAASEERIVVEENRRHSDMMSVLERMISQQERMISQHDKMISQQETSIAQMSQLERIFIQVPKQIQNVNRTLQAIVHNLRQANQLRMTAREQLFHFTPSEDGSLHGEKISPQSSVLHSPVRDDTGTVAASSVQVPVNMEPLTSGQNQQLTPTTETRKRKLGKQLLLTSFWSNFKKPKQETAPPSVVQCVSTPSPLPQPTPSGPELAQPTPSGPELAQPTPSGPELAQPTPSGPELAQPTPSGPELAQASTCRTVKCKVVGKRKTLTQQATNRPVTRSQKENK, encoded by the exons atggaag aaccTGATGTTCACAATGAAGGAAACATTCAATTAAGTCAGCATGAACATGTTTCCACTCGACCAGTAACACAGCACTCAACTGTTCCTGCTCGTGACACATattcagctattgcagcttctgaagaaagaatcgtggttgaagaaaatcgtcgccactcagatatgatgtcagtgcttgaaaggatgatatcacagcaggaaaggatgatATCGCAGCACGACaagatgatatcacagcaggaaactTCGATAGCACAAATGTCACAACTAGAAAGAAtcttcatccaagttcctaaacaaatacaaaatgtaaacaggacattacaagcaatagttcaTAATCTAAGACAAGCTAATCAGTTGAGAATGACTGCTAGAGAACAACTATttcactttaccccatctgaggatggatctttacatggtgaAAAAATTTCTCcacagtcatcagttcttcattccccagttcgggatgataccggtacagtagctgcaagttctgtgcaggtccctgtcaacatggAACCGCTTACATCTGGTCAAAATCAGCAACTGACACCTACAACTGAGACAAGAAAAAGAAAATTAGGCAAACAATTATTACTAACCAGTTTTTGGAGCAACTTTAAAAAACCTAAACAGGAAACGGCTCCACCATCAGTTGTGCAATGTGTATCAACTCCTTCAccactgccacagcccacacccagtggccctgaactggcacagcccacacccagtggccctgaactggcacagcccacacccagtggccctgaactggcacagcccacacccagtggccctgaactggcacagcccacacccagtggccCTGAACTGGCACAGGCGAGTACATGTCGTACAGTGAAGTGCAAAGTAGTTGGCAAACGGAAAACGCTAacacaacaggcaacaaacaggccTGTGACTAGATCtcaaaaggaaaataaataa